The Imtechella halotolerans DNA window TGGTTACTATCCTGATCTTAATTTAGAGATTGATGATTTACCTAATCACGGTTTTGGAGCACTTTCTAATTATAGTGGAGAGGCTGAGGGTAGTTTAAAGACTACCTTTACTGCAAGTGCAGAGGCAGGCTTATATTTTAAACTCAAGTCCCATCTGAATTTGTATACAGGCGTGTATGCTGATTATGGAATTACGAATCTCTTTAAAGATACCCATTCCAATATTGTATCCTATAGTTCAGAAGGCCTAACGGCTGTTAAACCCCATGGTGTATTTGGAAGTGAAAAAGGGTTAGAAAAGAGTAAGGTACTGGCAGTAGGTCTACAAGTAAAATTAGGTTTTTCGCTTCATAAAGAAACTCCAGCTCAAGAGATAGAAGAGGTGGTTCCAACAATTATTGAGGAAGCTGTAGAAGAAGTAGTGATTGAAGAGACGGTAGCCGTTGAAGAAGTGATTAAGGAAACGAAACCAACACTAACAATAGAGGAGAAGGGAACTATTACGACCCCATTATCCTTTGGTAGTATCGACAATATAGAGATTAATGCTGAATTGGCTAGTAAATTAGATAGAATTGCAGCCATTTTAAAGACTCACAATGAATTGGGAGTAACCATAACAGGCCATACTTGTGATGTTGGAAGTGAATCCACCAATGATCGAATTGGTCAACAAAGAGCGGATGCTGTAGCGTCGTATCTAGTAAATAAAGGAATTGATAGAAGTCGTATGACTCTCATTTCTAAAGGTGAAATTCAGCCATTAGTACCTAATAATTCAGCGGCTAATAGAATCCAAAATAGAAGGGTAACTATTAGTATTGACAATTAAAAGTATTGGTTCTGGATGTCTAGTAAGGATGTAGACTTTTAATGTAAAAGAGTAGTATTTTACTATTGACAGCTAAAAAACACTGTTAATCCATTGATTAACGGTGTTTTTTTTTTATTACTATAATCTCAATAAAATACGAAGAATTGCTTTGGAACTAATTAAGTTTATAAATAAATTCTTCTATTTTCATTTGTCGAGCATTGGCAAATCCTTTATCTGATCCTATTTTGACAAAGCCACATTTTTCCAATACTTTCTGGGAACCAATATTGTCAAATGCAACTCGTCCAAATATAGGTCTTTGGGTCTCAAGGGTAAGAAATTTATCAAGTGCCTTGGATGCAATACCCAGTCCCCAAAATTTGCTATCAATCCAATACGTAATTTCTATATCACCCTCAATAATAAATTTTGCAATGCTTCCTACAATTTTATTGTTCAGGATTATTGTTTGATTATTAACCGTAGGGTCTTGCAAAAGCCTTTTATATTTGTTAAAATATGCCACTTTATCAGCTGGATCTTTTGGGGTAAAAGCCGCTAAATATCCCGCTTTTTTGTCAATTTGAATATCAAATAAAGTTTCCAAATCGGAAAATTTCGTAGCTTTAAGTTCTATCTCCATTTTTTTATTTTTTAGTGTGAAGACCATTAATTTGCTTTTCTTTTTGATCAGCTTAATTACTGAAAAATTGCTTTATTAATAACACGTATATTTTTAATATGTTCTAAATTATGTATATAATTTGATTTGCATATACTCAAACTTAGATTGTTAGAATAATTTAGAATACGAAGTTCTGGTCAAATAGTCCGTCATTTGAGTTTCTTCTAAGGTTCCAATTTAATAGATTTACAGAAGGTGTGAATCAAACATTTTGATATTTATGCAAATGCATTGATAGTAAGGACTAAAAATACCATTACAGGTATCTTTTTTTTGGATCTACTTTAAAATTCTAATTCATTTTAGCTCTTTATATCATTTATTCCTTTAATCACCAAGGCTCTTGCAATTAATTGTATAGATCCATTGGGTTCAGAATGGATTCGTTCACGAATTTTATCCTTTAATTCGTTCTGTAAATTTGTGGGCAATGATTGTAGAAAACTGGGTGCAGGTCCTTGTCCGCCAAGAAAGGGGTTCCAATAATCATTAAAATCTTTAAAGATTGTTTCAATATCGAGAAATGAGGATTCAATATCAGTTATACCAGCTTTTGTAAATGCCTTTACAAGATTTTCTGTGCTACAGAGGGGAAAACGAATACCTTCGTCAAGAGACTTAGAAGAGGGATCTATTTGATAGGCTGCATCCCAAAAATACCTTAAAAATTCCATTTTGTTAGAATAGTCCCAAACGTAGGAGCCAATAACACCACCTGGTTTGGTTACCCTTTTAAACTCGAGTAAG harbors:
- a CDS encoding class I SAM-dependent methyltransferase — its product is MNLKKDKWNDGDSYEYFMGRWSSLMAIKFLQWLQIPPGKCWLDIGCGTGALSEAIEKHMSPADLSAMDKSASYVKKAKQRILQNQNFKTGEVDHIPFDNQKFDVLVSGLALNFFPSIENALLEFKRVTKPGGVIGSYVWDYSNKMEFLRYFWDAAYQIDPSSKSLDEGIRFPLCSTENLVKAFTKAGITDIESSFLDIETIFKDFNDYWNPFLGGQGPAPSFLQSLPTNLQNELKDKIRERIHSEPNGSIQLIARALVIKGINDIKS
- a CDS encoding GNAT family N-acetyltransferase gives rise to the protein MEIELKATKFSDLETLFDIQIDKKAGYLAAFTPKDPADKVAYFNKYKRLLQDPTVNNQTIILNNKIVGSIAKFIIEGDIEITYWIDSKFWGLGIASKALDKFLTLETQRPIFGRVAFDNIGSQKVLEKCGFVKIGSDKGFANARQMKIEEFIYKLN
- a CDS encoding OmpA family protein → MKLTIYVALFISALTIGRAQEVTLKANAGIQGLNNSSIYGSGDVKLGAGLGVGYTYYFTKTWGLTTGFDVNLYRTDFALHPNTTLSSYEVDDQGSGFEYRVSPSGYTEKQQLYGLSIPLMLTYKSNTSGSTGFYAGFGGKVLFPIHYKSDIKASSMQLSGYYPDLNLEIDDLPNHGFGALSNYSGEAEGSLKTTFTASAEAGLYFKLKSHLNLYTGVYADYGITNLFKDTHSNIVSYSSEGLTAVKPHGVFGSEKGLEKSKVLAVGLQVKLGFSLHKETPAQEIEEVVPTIIEEAVEEVVIEETVAVEEVIKETKPTLTIEEKGTITTPLSFGSIDNIEINAELASKLDRIAAILKTHNELGVTITGHTCDVGSESTNDRIGQQRADAVASYLVNKGIDRSRMTLISKGEIQPLVPNNSAANRIQNRRVTISIDN